The genome window CTAAAGCACCAGAAATAAAAGAAATAGATGCAGTGTCACTTCAGGTGGCCGAAGTAACACACCTGTCAAACGGAGTAAGACTGCATATCATAAAAAGCGAAACCCAGCCTGTAATAAGGCTGGATTTTGTTTTTAAAGCGGGTAAGGTTTATGAGCAAAAGATCGGAGTTTCTGATCTTTCTGCTAAAATGCTGTTCGAAGGAACGACTAACTATACTGCACAGCAAATTGCGGAAAAAATAGCTTTTTATGGAGCGTCCTTCGATAACAATCATGGCTACGACAGAACAGAATATACTTTATATTGCCTTTCCAAGTATGTTCCAGAACTATTACCTGTTGTTATGGATGTACTACAGAACCCTGTCTTTCCGGCTGAAGAATTCAGTACTTTAAAGAAAAGGAATCAACAGAATCTGAAAATTCAGCGTCAAAAGAATAACTACCTGGCCACACACACATTTACAAAGTTAATATACGGTGAGAAGCATCCTTACATTTTTGGTTATGATGAAGGGGCACTGGATGCTATATCGCTGGAAGATGTGAATTCCTTTTACCAAAACAACTTCAGCTTAAACGGCTTAGAAATATTTGCTTGTGGAGCTGTAACAGAAGAAATGGAAGAGCTTTTAATTTCCGAACTATCTAAATTAAAAGCACCTTCAGATTCAAAAAGAGAATCAGACATAGCTACAGCTGTTACCAAAGGTTTTCATACAGCCATAGACGAAATGCCTGAAAGCTTACAATCATCTATCAGAACAGGCAAATCATTTCCACACATAACTCATCCT of Pontibacter deserti contains these proteins:
- a CDS encoding M16 family metallopeptidase, producing the protein MLDRTKAPEIKEIDAVSLQVAEVTHLSNGVRLHIIKSETQPVIRLDFVFKAGKVYEQKIGVSDLSAKMLFEGTTNYTAQQIAEKIAFYGASFDNNHGYDRTEYTLYCLSKYVPELLPVVMDVLQNPVFPAEEFSTLKKRNQQNLKIQRQKNNYLATHTFTKLIYGEKHPYIFGYDEGALDAISLEDVNSFYQNNFSLNGLEIFACGAVTEEMEELLISELSKLKAPSDSKRESDIATAVTKGFHTAIDEMPESLQSSIRTGKSFPHITHPDFHRLKVLNEILGGYFGSRLMRNIREDKGYTYGVYSTISPKEYDSLFYIGTDVNFEVTDNTIAEINKEIKLLQDELVSEEELNTVQSYMIGKFLNNIATIFEQADKYKRIILYKLPMEYYSNYITTVRTVTPEEVQQLAQQYLQLEEFKTAIAGKKA